A single Chloroflexota bacterium DNA region contains:
- the ilvC gene encoding ketol-acid reductoisomerase, protein MATLYYEKDADLGRLGGRKIAVIGYGSQGHAHAQNLSDSGMDVRVGLYEGSDSWDKVIADGLTVKTVAEAAAEADIIMIVIPDTRQSQVYKDSIEPHLEPGNTLMFAHGFNIRYGQVVPPDFVDVSMIAPKAPGHRLREVYTEGQGTPALLAVYQDSSGNARADAIAYGAAIGCARAGLLETSFAEETETDLFGEQAILCGGVSELVKAGFETLVEAGYQPEVAYFECMHELKLIVDLFYRGGLSYMRYSVSDTAEHGDYYSGEKVITDDTRHAMKGILADIQSGAYAEEWIEESAKGRPWFNEKRQQERNHQIEEVGKQLREMMPWLDPVVVE, encoded by the coding sequence ATGGCAACCCTCTATTACGAAAAGGATGCAGACCTGGGCCGGCTGGGTGGCCGCAAGATCGCCGTGATTGGCTATGGCAGCCAGGGGCATGCCCATGCACAAAATCTGAGCGATAGTGGCATGGATGTACGCGTCGGTCTGTACGAAGGTTCCGACAGCTGGGACAAGGTGATAGCCGATGGATTGACGGTCAAGACTGTAGCTGAGGCTGCTGCTGAGGCCGACATTATCATGATTGTCATTCCAGACACCAGGCAATCCCAGGTGTACAAGGATAGCATTGAACCCCATCTCGAACCAGGCAACACGTTGATGTTCGCTCATGGTTTCAACATCCGATACGGGCAGGTCGTTCCTCCGGATTTCGTGGATGTGAGCATGATCGCACCCAAGGCGCCCGGACACAGACTGCGCGAGGTGTACACCGAAGGCCAGGGAACCCCTGCACTGTTGGCCGTCTATCAGGACTCCAGCGGCAATGCCAGGGCCGATGCTATCGCCTATGGGGCCGCCATCGGATGCGCCAGGGCCGGACTGCTGGAGACAAGCTTTGCAGAAGAGACCGAGACCGATCTCTTCGGTGAGCAGGCCATCCTTTGTGGTGGCGTCAGCGAACTGGTAAAGGCCGGCTTCGAAACGCTGGTCGAAGCCGGTTATCAGCCCGAGGTAGCTTATTTTGAATGCATGCATGAACTCAAGTTGATCGTGGACCTCTTCTATCGGGGTGGCCTCAGCTACATGCGCTATTCGGTGAGTGATACCGCTGAACATGGCGACTACTACAGCGGTGAAAAGGTAATCACTGACGACACTCGTCATGCGATGAAGGGCATTCTTGCGGACATACAATCGGGTGCCTACGCCGAGGAGTGGATCGAGGAGAGCGCTAAGGGGCGCCCCTGGTTCAACGAGAAACGCCAGCAGGAACGCAACCACCAGATCGAGGAGGTGGGCAAACAACTGCGCGAGATGATGCCCTGGCTGGATCCGGTTGTCGTCGAGTAA